A stretch of the Mustela lutreola isolate mMusLut2 chromosome 18, mMusLut2.pri, whole genome shotgun sequence genome encodes the following:
- the LOC131820502 gene encoding LOW QUALITY PROTEIN: coiled-coil domain-containing protein 22-like (The sequence of the model RefSeq protein was modified relative to this genomic sequence to represent the inferred CDS: deleted 2 bases in 1 codon): protein MEEADQILIRSLRQAGTAVPPDVQTLRAFTPELAVETVVCCLRVIDPAMGSGLSPLLPLAMSDRFRLAMSLAQACKDLGYSLELDYQNFLYPSEPDLRNLLFFLAERLPSDASEDADQPASDSAILLQAIGGQIRDQLALPWVPPLLRTPKLQHLQGSAFQKPFYTTRLVVPELSSSGELWEFQASPLVLPAPTQVPQPAGRVASLLECHGIQLCQHMGGNHLGDEDWVHRASCHHTQEDPWAQRQWLQKYLADHLCQTWGRLGAPPQTGDLGELLQAWGAGARTGASKASNCTHSEKFTFHLEPEIQAAQVSDVSATSQWPEQDTKAAQEQELGFLREQLEGVNHSIEEVETNMKTLEISFMQVETERYQNELSTAECEQALHLKSRAVELLPGGAANLAKLQLMVESTVQRVFHLVGQWEKHRVPLLAEYRHLRKLQDYRELESSRRLAEIQELHQSVRGAAREAQRKEEVYKQLVSELENLPRDVSRLAYTQSILEMVGNIRKQKEEITKILSDTKELQKEISSLSGKLDRTFTVTDELVFKDAKKDDAVQKAYKYLAALHENCSQLIQTAEDAGTIMWEAGDLEEQIETEMGKKTLRNLEKIREDYQALRQENAGLLGWIPEV from the exons ATGGAGGAGGCAGACCAAATCCTCATCCGTTCCCTGCGCCAGGCCGGCACAGCAGTTCCTCCAGATGTGCAGACCCTGCGAGCCTTTACCCCTGAGTTGGCTGTAGAAACTGTAGTCTGCTGCCTGCGTGTGATCGACCCTGCCATGGGCTCTGGCCTCAGCCCCCTGCTGCCTCTGGCCATGTCCGACCGCTTCCGCCTGGCCATGAGCCTGGCTCAGGCCTGCAAGGACCTGGGCTATTCCTTGGAGCTTGACTATCAGAACTTCCTCTATCCCAGTGAGCCTGATCTCCGGAACCTGCTTTTCTTCTTGGCTGAGCGTCTGCCCTCTGATGCCTCTGAGGATGCAGATCAGCCTGCTAGTGACTCAGCTATTCTTCTCCAGGCCATTGGGGGCCAAATCCGGGACCAG CTGGCCCTTCCATGGGTCCCACCCCTCCTTCGCACTCCCAAGCTACAGCACCTCCAGGGTTCAGCCTTCCAGAAGCCTTTCTACACCACCAGGCTGGTCGTGCCCGAGTTGAGTTCCAGCGGGGAACTCTGGGAGTTCCAGGCGAGTCCTCTGGTGCTACCAgcccccacccaggtgccccagcctgcAGGGAGGGTGGCCTCACTCCTCGAATGCCATGGCATCCAGCTCTGCCAGCACATGGGTGGGAATCACCTTGGGGATGAGGATTGGGTCCACCGGGCAAGCTGCCATCACACCCAGGAAGATCCATGGGCTCAGAGGCAATGGCTACAGAAGTACCTGGCTGATCATCTCTGCCAGACCTGGGGCCGACTAGGGGCTCCCCCACAAACCGGAGACCTGGGAGAGCTGCTGCAGGCCTGGGGTGCTGGGGCCAGGACTGGTGCTTCCAAGGCCTCCAACTGCACACACTCAGAGAAGTTCACCTTTCATCTGGAGCCTGAGATACAGGCAGCCCAGGTGTCTGATGTGTCTGCCACCTCCCAGTGGCCTGAACAGGACACGAAGGCAGCtcaagagcaggagctggggtttCTCCGGGAGCAGCTAGAGGGAGTGAACCACAGCATTGAAGAGGTTGAAACCAACATGAAGACCCTGGAAATCAGCTTCATGCAGGTGGAAACCGAGCGTTACCAGAATGAGCTCAGCACTGCGGAGTGTGAGCAGGCACTGCACTTGAAGAGCCGGGCAGTGGAGCTGCTGCCTGGCGGGGCTGCCAACCTTGCCAAGCTGCAGCTCATGGTGGAGAGTACTGTCCAGCGGGTCTTCCACTTGGTGGGACAGTGGGAAAAGCACCGGGTCCCGCTCCTGGCTGAGTACCGCCACCTCCGAAAGCTCCAGGATTACAGAGAGTTGGAATCTTCTCGACGGCTGGCAGAGATCCAGGAGCTGCACCAGAGTGTTCGAGGAGCTGCCAGAGAGGCCCAAAGGAAGGAGGAAGTCTATAAGCAGCTGGTGTCAGAACTGGAGAACCTGCCTAGAGATGTGTCCCGGCTTGCCTATACCCAGAGCATCCTGGAGATGGTGGGCAACATCcggaagcagaaggaagagatCACTAAGATTTTATCAGACACAAAGGAGCTTCAGAAGGAAATCAGCTCCCTGTCTGGGAAGCTGGATCGGACATTTACAGTGACTGATGAGCTTGTGTTCAAGGATGCCAAGAAGGATGATGCCGTTCAGAAGGCATACAAGTATCTAGCTGCCTTGCATGAGAACTGCAGCCAGCTCATCCAGACTGCTGAGGATGCAGGCACAATCATGTGGGAAGCTGGAGATCTTGAAGAGcagatagagacagagatggggaagaaGACCCTCAGAAACCTGGAGAAGATCCGCGAGGACTACCAAGCCCTTCGCCAGGAGAATGCTGGCCTTTTGGGGTGGATCCCAGAGGTCTGA